From a single Epinephelus fuscoguttatus linkage group LG18, E.fuscoguttatus.final_Chr_v1 genomic region:
- the rbm18 gene encoding probable RNA-binding protein 18 isoform X1, protein MSSAAETVENASIMSESVAHDGNRLWIGNIDPKITEYHLVKLLEKFGNVKQFDFLFHKSGPLEGQPRGYCFVNFNTREEAERAIQCLNGKLALSKKLVVRWAHAQVRRFEGFRNDKTMPPSLEPSCSGAAEDGPVTTNHLSTSAKIRAIEAKLQMMEENPDDDYSGPSAYVYNKPPERKRWEPYSKSHHNNQSRPFRKFRR, encoded by the exons ATGTCGTCTGCGGCAGAGACAGTAGAAAATGCCTCCATCATGTCAGAGAGTGTGGCCCATGACGGAAACCGCTTGTGGATAGGCAATATCGATCCCAAAATTACAGA GTATCACTTGGTGAAGTTGTTGGAGAAGTTTGGAAATGTGAAACagtttgacttcctgtttcatAAGTCTGGGCCTTTGGAGGGACAGCCACGGGGATACTGCTTTGTCAACTTCAACACCAGAGAG GAGGCAGAGAGGGCGATCCAGTGTTTAAATGGGAAGCTAGCTTTGTCCAAGAAGCTTGTCGTGCGCTGGGCGCACGCACAGGTGAGG AGGTTTGAAGGTTTCCGTAACGACAAGACGATGCCTCCGAGCCTGGAGCCGTCGTGCAGCGGGGCGGCAGAGGATGGACCCGTAACTACCAACCACCTCAG TACGAGTGCTAAGATCCGCGCCATTGAGGCCAAGCTCCAGATGATGGAGGAGAATCCAGATGATGACTACTCGGGCCCATCGGCATACGTTTACAACAAACCGCCAGAGAGGAAACGCTGGGAGCCCTACTCTAAATCACACCACAATAACCAGAGCAGGCCCTTCCGCAAGTTTAGGAGATGA
- the rbm18 gene encoding probable RNA-binding protein 18 isoform X2: MSSAAETVENASIMSESVAHDGNRLWIGNIDPKITEYHLVKLLEKFGNVKQFDFLFHKSGPLEGQPRGYCFVNFNTREEAERAIQCLNGKLALSKKLVVRWAHAQRFEGFRNDKTMPPSLEPSCSGAAEDGPVTTNHLSTSAKIRAIEAKLQMMEENPDDDYSGPSAYVYNKPPERKRWEPYSKSHHNNQSRPFRKFRR; this comes from the exons ATGTCGTCTGCGGCAGAGACAGTAGAAAATGCCTCCATCATGTCAGAGAGTGTGGCCCATGACGGAAACCGCTTGTGGATAGGCAATATCGATCCCAAAATTACAGA GTATCACTTGGTGAAGTTGTTGGAGAAGTTTGGAAATGTGAAACagtttgacttcctgtttcatAAGTCTGGGCCTTTGGAGGGACAGCCACGGGGATACTGCTTTGTCAACTTCAACACCAGAGAG GAGGCAGAGAGGGCGATCCAGTGTTTAAATGGGAAGCTAGCTTTGTCCAAGAAGCTTGTCGTGCGCTGGGCGCACGCACAG AGGTTTGAAGGTTTCCGTAACGACAAGACGATGCCTCCGAGCCTGGAGCCGTCGTGCAGCGGGGCGGCAGAGGATGGACCCGTAACTACCAACCACCTCAG TACGAGTGCTAAGATCCGCGCCATTGAGGCCAAGCTCCAGATGATGGAGGAGAATCCAGATGATGACTACTCGGGCCCATCGGCATACGTTTACAACAAACCGCCAGAGAGGAAACGCTGGGAGCCCTACTCTAAATCACACCACAATAACCAGAGCAGGCCCTTCCGCAAGTTTAGGAGATGA